The nucleotide window GGATCTCCCGAGTGAAATTTCATCTGCATATTCCAGCTCGTCACCTACGGAAATCCCTCTGGCAATACTGGAAAACACCACCGGAAAAGTTTTGAATTTTTTATAAATATAATAAGCCGTCGTGTCGCCTTCCATCGTTGCGCTGAGTGCAAAAATAAGTTCCTTCACCACGCCATTATTCAGTTTTTTTTCTATGCTTCCGATTCTCAACTGACTTGGCCCAATGCCTTCCATCGGGGAGATTTTCCCACCAAGAACCAGATATTTCCCACGGAATTTTCCTGTGTTTTCTATCGCCATCACATCGCGCACATCTTCTACGATACAAAGCAACTCCTCATTGCGTTTGTGATCACTGCAAATCTCACAGATCTCGGAATCCGAAAAGTTGTGGCACTCTTTGCAATATTTGATTTCCGTGACCAGATTTTGGATGGATGTTCCCAAAGAAATCCCCTGCGAAGCCGGCTGACGCAACAAGTGCAACGCCAGACGAAGCGCCGATTTTTTCCCGATGCCGGGCAAACCAGATATTTCTTCTACAGCTTTCGATAAAACTTTACTTGGGTAATCCATAATTTAAGGTACAGGACAAAAATCTAAGAATCAAGATCTATGCGTCTTTGTTGATTTTCTCGTAGGTTTGGAAATAGAAATTATGATTGTTCTTATCGTCTTTCTCGTGGAATTCTTCGGATAATTTTTGCCAGATCTTCAAATCGATTTTTGGAAAAAATGTATCCGCTTCGAAGTCGTTATCCACAAAAGTGATTTCCAACTTGTCGGCCAATTCCATTGTCTGATTATAAATCTCGCCTCCACCAATGATAAAAACGTTCTCATCAATTTTCTTGGCAAACTTGATCGCTTCCTTTAGTTTTGAGACAATCAGAATATCTTCTGAAAACCAATTTTCTTTTCGGCTTACCACAATGTTTGTACGGTTTGGCAAAGGCTTGCCAATACTTTCATAGGTTTTCCTTCCCATAACGATGGGATGATTTTCTGTAAGCGATTTGAAGTGTTTCAGATCTTTTGGAAGTCTCCAGAGCAGTTGGTTGTCTTTTCCCAATGCGTTGTTTTTTCCTATTGCTGCAATTATCGTAATCATAATATCTACAAAACTACATTTTTATGTTTAATTAAGAAAAAATTATGATACGTTAGTTTTCATATTTTGTATTTTTGGCAAAGTTTCTGGTAAATGAGCGCCAAAAGGCTTCTGAGTCTAGAATTTGGTTGAAACAAATCGAAACATAAAAAATTAATTTTAATAAAATCCGAATCGTATCGGACTGTCATATTTCTAATGGACTTGCATCTATATTTAATTCAAATATGGATTGAGATTTAGATATGACCTTAAATAATTAAAAAAGTAAAATCTATATATGAAAAAGATTTTTTTAGCATCTGCTTTTGCACTGTTGGTTTTAGCAAGCTGTAACAAAGATAAGGACATTCTTAATTCTTTGAATGATTACAATCTCAGCCAACAAAACAAAGGCTACAACTTCGGCGACAAACTT belongs to Chryseobacterium sp. KACC 21268 and includes:
- a CDS encoding dihydrofolate reductase; protein product: MITIIAAIGKNNALGKDNQLLWRLPKDLKHFKSLTENHPIVMGRKTYESIGKPLPNRTNIVVSRKENWFSEDILIVSKLKEAIKFAKKIDENVFIIGGGEIYNQTMELADKLEITFVDNDFEADTFFPKIDLKIWQKLSEEFHEKDDKNNHNFYFQTYEKINKDA
- the recR gene encoding recombination mediator RecR; translated protein: MDYPSKVLSKAVEEISGLPGIGKKSALRLALHLLRQPASQGISLGTSIQNLVTEIKYCKECHNFSDSEICEICSDHKRNEELLCIVEDVRDVMAIENTGKFRGKYLVLGGKISPMEGIGPSQLRIGSIEKKLNNGVVKELIFALSATMEGDTTAYYIYKKFKTFPVVFSSIARGISVGDELEYADEISLGRSITNRTVYNEAG